In Achromobacter pestifer, the DNA window ATGCCTTTGGCCTCATCCAGGACGAGCGGACGGCCGGCGTGCCGGCCTGCATCCAGGCCGACGCCCTGGTGCCGCCGGCACTGCGGAAAATGCCGGGGCTCATGCCCCGGTTGGTGGATCTGTCTGTCATGCCAACGGCGGACAAGGCGCAGGCGCTGGCCAGCCTGAACCAGGCCTTGCTCGATGGCGAGGATCTCTGGCTGGGGCTGCTGCTCCAGTCCGATCAGCCTGCCGATGCCGTGGCCGCGCATCTGCGGTCGCGCATGATCGTCGACATCGCCGGCCAGGGGCCGTGCTTCTTCCGTTTTTTCGACCCGCGCGTGCTGGTCCAGCTGCCGTGGATGCTGGACCCGGCGCAGCTGGCCTGGCTTTGCGGGCCGGTGCAGCGTTTCGTGTTCCACCTGGATGGCGAATGGCGCGCCGTGGCGCGTCCCGACGCCGAGGCGGTGGTGCGCCCGCGGCTGAGCGCGGAGCAATCCTTCGCGCTGACTCAGGTGCAGGCTTTGAATGAAGTGCTGACCGGCCTTGAGACGTTGGAGCCCCAGGGGCGCGTCGCCCTGGGCCAAGCCGTGATGGGGCATTTCCGCACCGCCCGCGACCTGGGCCTGGACTCGGCGGAGGAACGCAAGGCGTTCGCGCGCCACGCCCTGGAGATACACCCCGCCTTCCATCGGCATGAGCGAGTCCGCGCCTGCCTGGCGGCAATGCGGCCCGAAGATGATTACCCCTACCTTGCTGCGGTCCAGGACCTGTCGGATGAGGACTGGTCCAGCGTGCGCGCGGATATGGAACGAACTGGAGAGCCCGATGGCCGATGATGCAAAGAACTGCGGGAAGAAGCGCTCGTCGCTGGATTGCGGCGAGGATTGCCCGTTTCACCGGATCGGCCTGCCCATCATGCCGCTGCGCTACGCGGTGCTGAAGAACGACGGCGCTTTTCCGGTGCTGGACGGCGACCTGAACATGCCGCAGCTGGCAGAGCGGCCCCTGGGCGACAGCGCGCGCTATGGCGTGCGCCTGCTGCGTCCGGGATATCTGTATGTTTATGACGAAGCGCGCTCGGAGCTGAAGGGCTACTACGTCAACGAAAACGCCACCCTGTACAACTTTGATCTCGACAAGCCGGTGCAGGACTGCGACCGGACCTTCACTTGCACGATGGACCACGAAGCCAAGGCTTCGCTGCTGACCATTCCGAACGCAAAAAAAGCGACATTCGTCTGGTTGGCGTTTTCGGACGTGCAGTGGACCAAGGATGTGTGCAAGGCGCACAAGGGCAAGAAGGGCGCCGACATGCGCGAGCGGCACATGTTCAAGTTCGATGTGCAGGCCTGGCTCAGCGGCGGCAAGCACGCCAATGCCAAGAACATCAAGACCCTGAAGGATACGGCCGCGGACTACCAGGTGCATCGCAAGCGCGACCTGGATCAACATCAGAAGCAGCAGCTGCTGGGTTGGAGTACCGTCGGCTATTACGACGTGAAGGGCTGGATGGGGGAAATGATCGAGAACGCTGCAGAGGCGTTCCTGCCCGGCAAGGGCCTGATGCTGGCGCTGCCGGACAGCACCGGAATCCTGCAGGATATCGCGCGGCTGATGCGCATACGTTTTGATGAATTCGTGTCGAACAAGGAGGACCTGCGTCCCCTGACCGTGTCGAAGTCCATCGAGTCGCTCAGCGAAATCATCATGCAGTCGGCCGAGAGCGAGTTCCTGGAGCAAAGAGGCCGGGATGCCACCAACCATACGGTCTATGGGACCACGACCCCGAGTATGGGAGCCGGCCCGGGAGGGGCGGGGGCCGGAGGGCTGGCGGTGGGCCAGATGCTGGCGGACTGGCTGATGCCGGAAAACAAGAAGCAGCGCATGGCGGAGGCGGAAGACTATCGCCATCCGACCGAGGCCGAGCGCGGCAAGGTTCGTTGGGAAGCCTGGTCGAAGTACTTCGACAATTATGACGAGAACGCGCGCAGGGCGTGGCAGAAAGGATTCGACGAGCGCCTGGCGCAATTCGACGCCGCGACCATCGTGCCCCTGGCGAAGGCGCACGTGGCGTGGATTACCTGCCAGAAAACGCTCGATTCGTTTGAGTGCAACTACGACTCCAACAACGCGGATAGCGGTGCGGTTTACCAGACGGTTCTTGCGTTGTGCATCGACGGAACCCAGGACAAGCGCATTTGCTTCAAACAGTATGCGGACTGGCTACAGGGGGAACCGGACGACACGCGCAACCTGTTGCTGCGCGCCATGTTCCACAACCAGGATTTCGTGGTCAAGAAGGTGGTCGAGGCGCACGAAGCGGCGCTCGACTGGAAGGCCATCCCCTGGGGCAATCTGCATGAGGCCTACAAGACCGGGCTCAAGGTGCTGAGCGAAGGGCAGATGGACAAGACCGCGCGCCTGCTGGAGCAGGTCATGGGGCCGGTTGTGCATGTGCTCAGGCTGGGCGTGGATAGCGGCATCGCGCGCAAGCTGGCGATGTACGTGGGCCTGCTGGCGCGGCAGAACGTGGCGATCGTGGAAGTCGAGGGCGGCAAGAAGGCTTTCCGCGCCGCGCTGATCCGCGAGGTCCTGCGCCAGCATGGCAGCCAGGTGAGCATGCGCCAGATGGAGCAGGCGGTGGCGGACGAGCTGCGGCGGTTGGAGGTGCGCGGCGAACAGCTGGAGGGCACGGACAAGAAGCGCTGGTTCATGCTGGTGGACAGGGACGCTGCCGCCAATGTGTCAACGGACCTGCGGGCCGCCGATAGGGCCAGGGCCTTGGCCCAGGCCACCATGACGGTCGAGGAATACGAAGCCCGGGAACTGTCGCGCTGGCGCACCGCGATCAACACGGACGTCCGTGTCGGCGTCGTCGGCTGCCTGTTCCAGACTGTGGCGGTGTACAAGCTCTGGAGCGACCTGGAATCGGCCATGCCTCACGAACGCAGCGACGCGAGCTGGAAGTTCGTGGTCGGCATCGCATCGGCGGGCGGCTCGGTGGCAGACGTGCTGGGCGTGGCGCTCAAGAGCCGGCAGGCCGCCGGCATGCGGCTGGGGATTGGGGTGGGGCTTGAAACCACCGGTTCTCTGTTGGTGCGATGGGGCGGCCGCATAGGCGTCGTCACAGGCGTCATCATGGCCGTGTTCGATTTCAAATCCGCCACGGACCAATTCGCGATTGAGAAGAACGGCTTGATGGGCGGACTTTACCTTGCGTCGGGTATCCTCAGCCTGGTTGTCATCGGCGCGTTCGCCCTGTCAGCCACGGTCGTGGGCCTGATCGCGGCGGTGCTCCTGATCATCGTCGCGATACTGATAGAGAAGTTCAAGGGCAACAAGATCGATGAATGGCTGAAGCGCTGCCTGTGGGGGAAACTGCAGGGACAGGCCGGGGCCGATTACTACTATGGAGTGCAGCAAGAAATGAACAGCCTGCGCGTGGCCTTGGGAGGGTCGTGATGGACTTTACGGGGCTGATGTCCAGGTTCCCTAACGATCGTCCGCTTTCGGAGTTCGACCGCGAGCATCGCTTGCTGCAAAAGAAGCGTCTCGATGTGCCGCTGCTGGCGCAGCTCTGCGTCGTGAAGATGAATTCCAACAGCCTGCTGTCGGTGGACCGCTGGTATGGCTGGCGAGGCTTTATTGCACTGATCGGCGGCATAGGCGTTGCCTTTGGTGTGGGTGGCATCCTGATGCTGGCCTGGATTCTGGTAGTGGGCGATCTGCCCAATGAGAACGGTCTCTGGGAAGCGATCTTCATCGGAATGGCGATGTTCGCCATGCTGGGCTTGGCTGGCGTCTGGGTTGCGTGCAAGGAGATGTTCCGCTGGACCTACTATCCCATCGCGCTGGACCGCAAGCACCGGCTGGTGCACGTGTTCCGCCTGAATGGGACCGTCTTGACGGCGCCCTGGGACAAGATCTACTTCACGCTGGGCCGGGGCAAGGGGACGTTCGGCTGGTTCAACTGGGATATCCGCGGCCTGATCCTGGCCGAGGACGGCGTCACCGTGAAGGAGACTTTCGCGTTCTGCATCGCCACCAGCCGCGTCGAAAATGCCTATTCCCACTGGGAGTTCCTACGCCGGTACATGGAAGAGGGGCCCCAGGCGGTGCTGGATGCGGTCCTGTACTGCATGCCCGTCGACGGCAAGCGCGAGAGTTTCGCCTTCAGCAAGGAGCGTATCTTCGCCAATGACGCGCAGAGCCCTGGCCTCATGTATTTGGTCATGGCGCCCTTCAACTACCTGCATGCCATCATGCGCTGGGCAGTGATGCAGACCAGCAAGATCCCGGCGTTTCCGCCCGAAATCGAGGCCACGTTGCAGCCGGAGCCGGGCGACAAGTACGTGCGTGACGCCTCGATGAATCCCGAAGACTTGCGCTAGGGGAATTCATCCGGCGGCGCGGGGGCCTGGATTTGCGCTAGGATTACCCCGACCATTCCGCCCCTCCCCCTGGAGCCCCTTCGCATGACCGATCTCAGCGCCTTCCCCATCACCAAGAAGTGGCCCGCCCGGCACCCCGACCGCATCCAGCTGTATTCGCTGCCCACGCCGAACGGCGTGAAGGTGTCGATCCTGCTGGAGGAAACCGGGCTGCCCTACGAGGCGCACCGTGTCAGCTTTGACGCCCGGGACCAGTTTTCCCCCGAATTCCTGTCGCTCAGCCCGAACAACAAGATTCCGGCCATCGTCGACCCCAACGGTCCCGAGGGCAAGCCGCTGGGCCTGTTCGAGTCCGGCGCCATCCTGATCTATCTGGCCAGCAAGGCGGGCAAGTTCCTGCCGGCGGACACGGCGGGGCGCTACGAGACGCTGCAGTGGGTCATGTTCCAGATGGGCGGCATCGGCCCGATGTTCGGCCAGTTGGGCTTCTTCCACAAGTTCGCGGGCAAGAACTACGAGGACAAGCGCCCGCGCGACCGCTACGTGGACGAATCCAAGCGCCTGCTGGCCGTGCTGGACCAGCGTCTGGAGGGGCGCGACTGGGTCATGGGCGATGAATACACCATCGCCGACATCGCCATCCTGCCCTGGGTGCGCAACCTGGTGGGCTTTTACGAGGCGGGCGAGCTGGTGGAGTTCTCGCGGTTCAAGAACGTCGCCCGGGTGCTGGAGGCCTTCGTGGCGCGTCCAGCGGTGGCCAGGGGCCTGACGATCCCCGGGTAACCCCGCGCGCACCTGGCCTCTACAATCGGCCCTGTCATCCCTTACGGAAAACCAGGGCCGCCCATGGAACTGCGCCAACTGCGTTACTTCGTCCGCGTCGTGGAGGCGGGCAGCATCGGCCGCGCCGCGCAGTCCATCGGCATGGTGACGTCCGCGCTCAGCCAGCAGATCAGCCGGCTGGAGGGCGAGTTGTCCACGCGGCTGCTGCGGCGCAGCGCCAGCGGCGTGGAGCCTACCGATGCGGGCCTGGCCTTCTTCCGCCAGGCGCAACTGGCGCTGCGCCACGCTGACGATGCGGTGCAAGCGGCGCAGCAGGCCAGGCTGGCGGGCCACGTCAGCGTGGGCCTGCCTTCCACCACCGCCGCCATTCTGGGCGCGCCTTTCGTGCAGGCCATGAACGAGCGCTATCCCGACATCCGCCTGCATCTGGTGGAGGCGCTGTCGGGGCATCTGAGCGATATGCTCAACGGCCGCATGCTGGACCTGGCCATCGTGTTCCAGGCCGAATCCGCGCGCCGCTGGAGCGTGATGCCCCTGCTGGACGAGCCGCTGTTCCTGCTGGCGCGGCCCGGCATGCCGGGGCTGCCGGCAGGCGACACCACGCGCATCGAGGCCATCGCGCATTTGCCGCTGGTCCTGCCCAGCGGACGCCACGGACTGCGGGCGCTGGTCAACAACGCGTACCAGCAGTCTGGCCGCACGCCGCTGGTGGCGGTGGAGGTGGACGGCCTGCCGGTGTTGATGGACGTGGTGCAGCTGGGCCACGTGGCCACCATCCAGCCCAGTTCCGCCATGGCGCGGATCGCACCGGGCCAGTTGCACATGGCGCGCATCGACGACGCGCATTTGTACCGCCGCAATCTGCTGGCCAGCCTGTCCGAGGACGAGCTGTCGCCCGCAGCCCTGGCCGCCCGCCTGGTGCTGGCGGACGTTTCGCGCACCCTGGCGCGCGAGGGCAAATGGCCGGTGGTGGCCCTTCACGATTCATGAAGACCTGTTGACGCCTGGCTGATATCGGCGGCCGCTCCGGCTCGCTACAGTCGGTTCCTTGGAAGAGGAACGATGGCATGGTCGACGTCTTGGTGGTGGGAGGGGGCAACGCGGCGCTGTGCGCGGCCCTGATGGCGCGCGAGGCCGGCGCCAGCGTGCTGCTGCTGGAAGCGGCGCCGCGTGAATGGCGCGGCGGCAATTCGCAGCACACGCGCAATCTGCGCTGCATGCACGATGCGCCGCAGGACGTGCTGGTCGAGGCCTATCCCGAGGAAGAATACTGGCAGGATCTGCTCAAGGTGACGGGCGGGCTGACCAACGAGCATCTGGCGCGCCTGGTCATCCGCGAGTCCTCCACCTGTAGGGACTGGATGCGCCGCCATGGCGTGAACTTCCAGCCGCCGTTGTCCGGCGCGCTGCACGTGGCGCGCACCAACGCCTTCTTCATGGGCGGCGGCAAGGCCCTGGTCAACGCCTACTACCGCAGCGCCGAGGCGCTGGGCGTGCAGATCCGCTACGACGCGCCGGTCGACTCGCTGGAGCTGGACGGCGGGCGCTTCGTGGCGGCGCGCATCGGCGATGAACGCATCGAGGCGCGCGCCTGCGTGCTGGCGGCTGGCGGCTTCGAGTCCAACCGCGAGTGGCTGCGCGAGGCCTGGGGCCAGAACGAGCGCGGCGAATGGCCGGCCGACAATTTCCTGATCCGCGGTACGCGCTACAACATGGGCGTGCTGCTGAAGTTCATGCTGGACGCGGGGGCGGACAGCATCGGCGATCCGTCGCAGTCGCATTGCGTGGCCATCGACGCGCGCGCGCCGCTGTATGACGGCGGCATCTGCACGCGTATCGACTGCGTGTCGCTGGGGGTGGTGGTCAACCGGGAGGCCAGGCGCTTCTATGACGAGGGCGAGGACTTCTGGCCCAAGCGCTACGCCATCTGGGGCCGCCTGACGGCCATGCAGCCGGGCCAGATCGCCTATTCCATCATCGACGCCAAGGCCGTCGGCCGCTTCATGCCGCCGGTATTCCCCGGCGTGCAGGCGGACACCTTGCCGGAACTGGCCGTGAAGCTGGGCCTGGATTCGGCGATCTTCGAGCAGACCCTGAACGACTACAACGCGGCCTGCCGTGTCGGCAAGTTCGACCACACCGCGCTGGATGACTGCCATACCGAGAACCTGGCGCCCGCCAAGACGCACTGGGCGCGGCCCATCGATAGCGCGCCGTTCTATGGCTATGCCTTGCGGCCCGGCATCACGTTCACCTATCTGGGGCTGAAGGTGGACGACACCGCCGCGGTCCGTTTCAACGATGTGCCCAGCGACAACCTGTTCGTCGCGGGCGAAATGATGGCCGGCAATGTGCTGGGCAAGGGCTACACGGCCGGAGTGGGGATGTCCATCGGCACGGCCTTCGGCCGCATTGCCGGTACCCAGGCCGCCGCCGCCGCGCGCGGCCGGCACAATGCGGAAGCACGATATGAAGCAGCTTGAAGCCCTGGCCCGCGAGGCCCAGTCTTTTTCCGGTCCCGGCCCCGCGATGACGGAACAGGCCATTCAATGGCATGGCACCAAGCCCCAGTCCGCCGCGCTGACGGATGACGAGGCCGAGGTCGCCCGCGTCATGCAGATCTGCAACGCCTGCAGGTACTGCGAAGGATTCTGCGCGGTATTTCCCGCCATGACCCGCCGCCTGGAATTCGGCAAGGCCGACATCAACTACCTGGCGAATCTGTGCCATAACTGCGGCGCCTGTCTGCACGCCTGCCAGTACGCGCCGCCGCACGAGTTCGCGGTGAACGTGCCGCAATCCATGGCGCGTGTGCGGATGCAGACCTATACCGATTACGCCTGGCCACCCGCGCTGGGCAAGCTGTACAAGCGCAATGGCCTGGCCTTGTCGCTGGCCACGGCCGCGGGTCTGGCGTTGTTCCTGGCGCTGGCGGCGCTGATGGGGGGCGGACTGTTCCACGAACCCATGGCCGGCAACTTCTACGCCATATTCCCGCACAACACGCTGGCGCTGATGTTCGGCGCGGTGTTTGGCCTGGCCCTGCTGGCCTTGGGCGTGGGCGTGACGCGCTTTTGGCGCGACGTCAGCCCGGGGGCGGCGTCCGGCGTCGCAGTGGCCGAGGCCGCGCATGACGCCCTGCGTCTGCGCTATCTGGACGGCGGGCACGGCAAGGGCTGCAACAACGCCGACGACGCCTTCACGCTGTGGCGCCGGCGCTTCCATCACTTCACGTTCTACGGCTTCATGCTGTGTTTCGCCGCCACCAGCGTGGCCACGCTGTACCACTACGCGCTCGGGCTAGAGGCGCCGTATCCGTTCTGGAGCGCGCCAGTGCTGTTGGGCACGGCAGGCGGCATCGGCCTGCTGATCGGACCGGCCGGCTTGCTGTGGCTGAATCTCAAGCGCCACCCGCAGCAGGGCGACGCGGCGCAAAAGCCCATGGACCGCGGATTCATCGCCTTGCTGTTTCTCACCAGCGCGACGGGGCTGGCGCTGCTGGCCGGCCGCGACGGCGGCGCGATGGCGCTGCTGCTGGCGATCCACCTGGGCGTGGTGATGGCGCTGTTCCTGACGCTGCCTTACGGCAAGTTTGCCCACGGCATCTACCGCTCGGCCGCGCTGTTGAAGTGGGCCATCGAAAAACGCCAGCCCAACAAGCTGCAATTGGGCTCGGATTGAACCACCGCGCACTGTGCGCGCATGACGGCGCCCGACGACGGCGCCGCAAGCGATAAAAACCTGGAGACCTTGATGTTCCGTACTTCCTTGCTGGCGCGCGCCGCGCTGGCCGCCTGTCTGCTGCCGGCCTTGCCGGCGGCGCAAGCCCAGTCCTTCCCCTCGAAGCCGATCACGCTGGTGGTGCCGCATTCCGCCGGCGGCACTTCGGACATCCTGGCGCGCACCGTCGCGGCCGAGGCTGCCAAGACCTTGGGGCAGACCATCGTCATCGACAACAAGGGCGGCGCCAACGGCACCATTGCCGCCAAGCAGGTGGCGACGTCCGCGCCGGACGGCTACACGCTGCTGTTGGCCACCGCCAGCACGCATGGCATCAATCCGTCTTTGTACTCGCGGATTTCCTACGATGCGGTGAAGGACTTCACTCCCGTCACGCTGCTGGCCACGGTCCCCAATGTGCTGGTGGTGGGCAAGCAGGTGCAGGCCGCGAACGTGCAGGAACTGGTCGCCTACATCCGTTCGCAGGGCGACAAGATCAACATGGGATCGGCCGGCGCGGGCACGCCGGGGCATCTGGCGGGCGAGATGTTCAAGAGCGCCGCGAAGCTGCAGTTCACGCATATTCCCTACAAGGGCGGCAGCCCGGCCATCACCGACCTGATCGGCGGCCAGATCGACTTCATGTTCACCACCATTCCCGGCGTGCTGCCGCATGTGAAGGCCGGCACGCTGCGCGCGCTGGCGGTCACCTCGCCGCAGCGTTCGCCCGCCATGCCGGATATCCCCACCATGGCGCAATCGGGCCTGCCGGGCTTTCAGGCGGTGTCCTGGCACGGCATCGTCGCACCGGCCGGCACGCCGGACGCGGTGGTCGCCACGCTGAACCAGGCCTTGAGCGCGGCGCTGGCGGCGCCGGCCGTCAAGCAGCGCCTGATGGAGGAGGGCGCCCAGGCCTCCAGCCTGAACACCGCGGCATTCGGCGCCTTCATCCAGAGCGAGATCGCGGCCTGGGCCAAGGCGGTCAAGGATTCGGGCGCCACGGCGAACTAGAACTTGTACCGCAGCTGCGCCAACACGTTGCGCGGCGCGCCGTAGTACACGGAGTTGTAGTTGCCGATGCCGGAGTAGTAGGTCTTGTCCAGCACGTTGTTCAGGTTCACCGTCACGCGCAGGTCCTTGTTGAAGTCATAGGCGGCCATCAAGCCGAACACGCCATAGCTGTCTTGCGTGAAGCGGCGGTTGGCGCCATTGACGGACTGCGAGAAATAAGTGCCTCCTTGCCAGTGCATGTTGCCGCCCACCGTCAGGCGGTGCCAGTCTCCCGGCAGGCGGTAGGTGGTGGCAAGCTTGAACAACTGCTCGGGCTGGGTTGTGCTGACGCGTTCGCCGGCCCGGTCGCGCGACCGGCTATAGGTGTAGCCGGCATGCAGTTGCCAGCCGGGCAGCAATTCGCCGGATACCTCCAGTTCGATGCCCTTGGTCGTCACGCCGGGCACGGCAATGTAGGCGGTGCCACCGGTGGGCGTCATGGCGCCGCTGGGATCCAGTTCGGCGACGTTGTCCTGCTTGAGTTGGAACAGCGCGACGCTGGCGTTCAATCGGCCGTCCAGGTATTCGCCCTTGGCGCCCACTTCCACGCTTTTGCCCGTCATGGGATCCAGCTGACGATTGGAGGCATCGAAGTTGAAGGCCTGCGGCTTGAACACGTCGGTGTAGCTGGCGTAGACGGTGTGATGGGCGTCCACATCGAACGTGACGCCGGCATACGGGATGAATTTGTTCTTCACCTCGGTGCCGTAATTGCCGCGAAAACCGCTGCTGAAAACGGAATTTTGCTCCCAGCGGTAGTCGGTGAGCCGTCCGCCCAGGATGAGCGCGAACCGGTCGGTGGGGTGCAGGACGGTGGCGCCATAGAGGATCTTCTGCGATACCTCGATATCATGGTCCAGCAGGCGCTTGTAGACCGTGGGCTTGAAGCTGTTGTTGTTCCAGTTGAAGGCGTCTTTGACGATCGTGTCGCTCAGGCCGTCGTCGCGCCGCGACGTCGAGTGCGTGCGCGCGGCGTTGTAGCCGAACACCAGGTCGTGGCGGCGGCCCAGCAGCGAGTACATGCCGGAGGCCTGCACGTCCACGCTGTTCTCGCGAGAGTCCG includes these proteins:
- a CDS encoding DUF4123 domain-containing protein; this encodes MLDYQAFSAYAFGLIQDERTAGVPACIQADALVPPALRKMPGLMPRLVDLSVMPTADKAQALASLNQALLDGEDLWLGLLLQSDQPADAVAAHLRSRMIVDIAGQGPCFFRFFDPRVLVQLPWMLDPAQLAWLCGPVQRFVFHLDGEWRAVARPDAEAVVRPRLSAEQSFALTQVQALNEVLTGLETLEPQGRVALGQAVMGHFRTARDLGLDSAEERKAFARHALEIHPAFHRHERVRACLAAMRPEDDYPYLAAVQDLSDEDWSSVRADMERTGEPDGR
- a CDS encoding DUF4064 domain-containing protein translates to MADDAKNCGKKRSSLDCGEDCPFHRIGLPIMPLRYAVLKNDGAFPVLDGDLNMPQLAERPLGDSARYGVRLLRPGYLYVYDEARSELKGYYVNENATLYNFDLDKPVQDCDRTFTCTMDHEAKASLLTIPNAKKATFVWLAFSDVQWTKDVCKAHKGKKGADMRERHMFKFDVQAWLSGGKHANAKNIKTLKDTAADYQVHRKRDLDQHQKQQLLGWSTVGYYDVKGWMGEMIENAAEAFLPGKGLMLALPDSTGILQDIARLMRIRFDEFVSNKEDLRPLTVSKSIESLSEIIMQSAESEFLEQRGRDATNHTVYGTTTPSMGAGPGGAGAGGLAVGQMLADWLMPENKKQRMAEAEDYRHPTEAERGKVRWEAWSKYFDNYDENARRAWQKGFDERLAQFDAATIVPLAKAHVAWITCQKTLDSFECNYDSNNADSGAVYQTVLALCIDGTQDKRICFKQYADWLQGEPDDTRNLLLRAMFHNQDFVVKKVVEAHEAALDWKAIPWGNLHEAYKTGLKVLSEGQMDKTARLLEQVMGPVVHVLRLGVDSGIARKLAMYVGLLARQNVAIVEVEGGKKAFRAALIREVLRQHGSQVSMRQMEQAVADELRRLEVRGEQLEGTDKKRWFMLVDRDAAANVSTDLRAADRARALAQATMTVEEYEARELSRWRTAINTDVRVGVVGCLFQTVAVYKLWSDLESAMPHERSDASWKFVVGIASAGGSVADVLGVALKSRQAAGMRLGIGVGLETTGSLLVRWGGRIGVVTGVIMAVFDFKSATDQFAIEKNGLMGGLYLASGILSLVVIGAFALSATVVGLIAAVLLIIVAILIEKFKGNKIDEWLKRCLWGKLQGQAGADYYYGVQQEMNSLRVALGGS
- a CDS encoding DUF6708 domain-containing protein, which produces MSRFPNDRPLSEFDREHRLLQKKRLDVPLLAQLCVVKMNSNSLLSVDRWYGWRGFIALIGGIGVAFGVGGILMLAWILVVGDLPNENGLWEAIFIGMAMFAMLGLAGVWVACKEMFRWTYYPIALDRKHRLVHVFRLNGTVLTAPWDKIYFTLGRGKGTFGWFNWDIRGLILAEDGVTVKETFAFCIATSRVENAYSHWEFLRRYMEEGPQAVLDAVLYCMPVDGKRESFAFSKERIFANDAQSPGLMYLVMAPFNYLHAIMRWAVMQTSKIPAFPPEIEATLQPEPGDKYVRDASMNPEDLR
- a CDS encoding glutathione S-transferase N-terminal domain-containing protein, with protein sequence MTDLSAFPITKKWPARHPDRIQLYSLPTPNGVKVSILLEETGLPYEAHRVSFDARDQFSPEFLSLSPNNKIPAIVDPNGPEGKPLGLFESGAILIYLASKAGKFLPADTAGRYETLQWVMFQMGGIGPMFGQLGFFHKFAGKNYEDKRPRDRYVDESKRLLAVLDQRLEGRDWVMGDEYTIADIAILPWVRNLVGFYEAGELVEFSRFKNVARVLEAFVARPAVARGLTIPG
- a CDS encoding LysR family transcriptional regulator, giving the protein MELRQLRYFVRVVEAGSIGRAAQSIGMVTSALSQQISRLEGELSTRLLRRSASGVEPTDAGLAFFRQAQLALRHADDAVQAAQQARLAGHVSVGLPSTTAAILGAPFVQAMNERYPDIRLHLVEALSGHLSDMLNGRMLDLAIVFQAESARRWSVMPLLDEPLFLLARPGMPGLPAGDTTRIEAIAHLPLVLPSGRHGLRALVNNAYQQSGRTPLVAVEVDGLPVLMDVVQLGHVATIQPSSAMARIAPGQLHMARIDDAHLYRRNLLASLSEDELSPAALAARLVLADVSRTLAREGKWPVVALHDS
- the tcuA gene encoding FAD-dependent tricarballylate dehydrogenase TcuA, which produces MVDVLVVGGGNAALCAALMAREAGASVLLLEAAPREWRGGNSQHTRNLRCMHDAPQDVLVEAYPEEEYWQDLLKVTGGLTNEHLARLVIRESSTCRDWMRRHGVNFQPPLSGALHVARTNAFFMGGGKALVNAYYRSAEALGVQIRYDAPVDSLELDGGRFVAARIGDERIEARACVLAAGGFESNREWLREAWGQNERGEWPADNFLIRGTRYNMGVLLKFMLDAGADSIGDPSQSHCVAIDARAPLYDGGICTRIDCVSLGVVVNREARRFYDEGEDFWPKRYAIWGRLTAMQPGQIAYSIIDAKAVGRFMPPVFPGVQADTLPELAVKLGLDSAIFEQTLNDYNAACRVGKFDHTALDDCHTENLAPAKTHWARPIDSAPFYGYALRPGITFTYLGLKVDDTAAVRFNDVPSDNLFVAGEMMAGNVLGKGYTAGVGMSIGTAFGRIAGTQAAAAARGRHNAEARYEAA
- the tcuB gene encoding tricarballylate utilization 4Fe-4S protein TcuB, which translates into the protein MKQLEALAREAQSFSGPGPAMTEQAIQWHGTKPQSAALTDDEAEVARVMQICNACRYCEGFCAVFPAMTRRLEFGKADINYLANLCHNCGACLHACQYAPPHEFAVNVPQSMARVRMQTYTDYAWPPALGKLYKRNGLALSLATAAGLALFLALAALMGGGLFHEPMAGNFYAIFPHNTLALMFGAVFGLALLALGVGVTRFWRDVSPGAASGVAVAEAAHDALRLRYLDGGHGKGCNNADDAFTLWRRRFHHFTFYGFMLCFAATSVATLYHYALGLEAPYPFWSAPVLLGTAGGIGLLIGPAGLLWLNLKRHPQQGDAAQKPMDRGFIALLFLTSATGLALLAGRDGGAMALLLAIHLGVVMALFLTLPYGKFAHGIYRSAALLKWAIEKRQPNKLQLGSD
- a CDS encoding Bug family tripartite tricarboxylate transporter substrate binding protein — protein: MFRTSLLARAALAACLLPALPAAQAQSFPSKPITLVVPHSAGGTSDILARTVAAEAAKTLGQTIVIDNKGGANGTIAAKQVATSAPDGYTLLLATASTHGINPSLYSRISYDAVKDFTPVTLLATVPNVLVVGKQVQAANVQELVAYIRSQGDKINMGSAGAGTPGHLAGEMFKSAAKLQFTHIPYKGGSPAITDLIGGQIDFMFTTIPGVLPHVKAGTLRALAVTSPQRSPAMPDIPTMAQSGLPGFQAVSWHGIVAPAGTPDAVVATLNQALSAALAAPAVKQRLMEEGAQASSLNTAAFGAFIQSEIAAWAKAVKDSGATAN